In Phaseolus vulgaris cultivar G19833 chromosome 7, P. vulgaris v2.0, whole genome shotgun sequence, the genomic stretch aatggtTTGGAGAGTCATGATGAATGATTAGGAGTGTCacaatattattgaaatatttaatgACGGTTAACTTTGATTTACAAGTAATTAATAATGTCAAAAGGTTATTGTCTTTCACACACGGTTAActatatatgtaaatatattaACTTTGTTTCACAAGTGTTAAGAATAAAGGAATGTAATTGCGTCAACAGTGATTAACAGTGTCATGAGGTCACCGAAAAGTCTAATAGTAGTTAACCTTGCCCCACAAGCCACAAGTggttaataatattatgaagTCATTGAAATgcttaataataattaactGCAAGTGAAACAAAATTAACTACATTTACACGCATGATTAGCAGTATTTGCTGGATGGACTTCAGGTATACATTCCCCAATGTACAAACATCACTGCTtgccagaaaaaaaaaatgcaaggaTTGTTTTATTGTATGTCCCTCTGAAAGTTATACTATTGGCATCTTCAACATCGTTAATGTGCAACAACCATAGTAATAACAAATATAGTGAACAAAACTAATTCCAAACTCACTCTTTTTATCAGCTCCACAGGTAGCATGGCAAGTCGAATCTCTTCAGATTCCTTAATGTAACTGACTTGAGCTGcaattaaaaatttcaaaactaaAATTAGGAACAGATGATTCAAGCAAATTTAACAAATACTTCACATCCCTACCAGTCTATTATAGGTATTTCAAAAGTAGATAACTGTTTTTTGCTCAAaagttcaaaactgaaatgTTTTCATTTTGCTCTTGAAAGAtgcttttgttttctttgtatCCTTATGATCCTTCAGTAACATTGTTTTTGTCATCAGATACCACTAATCTGAACCCGCATTCTATGATGTAATGTTTTTGTCTCACTTTTTATCTTACTACAGCaacacaaattattattttatggaATCCACTAAACTTGGTTTTGTGACTTTCTCTCTCATAACATGCAACGGTTCAAATCCAACATCTCACAGAATTCAGACACTAACCACATGTTCAAACATTCAGCCCTTAACCACTGGCCAAGAAATCCATCATCTGATTTTAAACACCAGTACATCACACAACCATAACGACTCAAACTCACAATTCTATGGCCTAAGAATCACCAGAtacaaaaattcataaatttttaagaaTGCTCCAAATCACagtctataaaaaaaaattcaaaaatcataAAAACAACAAAACTCACACCACCCCCTTTCCCCTTAATCCAATCAATCACACAAAAAGCTACAATTTTTTCCCAAAAAAACTCAACTTTAGGACATGATCAACGAAATCAGCAAATACCCAATACCCAATTCAACTGGAAGGGTACAAATTTCcacaagaaagagaaaaaaaatagacaGAAGGGACTAGCCTGAGTACGAATTGGCGTAGGAGAATTTGTTGCGGGTGTAGGCAGAGGTGAGAAAATTATGAAGCAAGAATATCACAGTTATCACGTTGAGGAAACACACCACCATGGTTGCACTCCTGAAGGAGAATCTGAGCCTGGACCATTGCTGCACCtccattttttcttcttctttttattaaCTTGAAACACACTTCGATTATTTTGAGTTGAGTTCTAAGACAATCACTTTTTATTTGCTAAATTCAAGCCGTGGGACCTCAATGTGACTCCACCTTTCTTTGCCCCGTTGGAAAAGGAAACCAAAAGAGTATCTACCAATACCATCTTTAATGGcagtttttttagtttattttaaaatatattatctttttTTAGGTATATAATATAGaggatattttgaaaataagcTTTGTATCTTGCATAAAATACGTTCCAAAAATTAtggaattaatattttaattttaaaacaaaattaagtataaaaaaaaaactatagatATATGaattgtttatcttttttatcagtagaataaatttttatataaatatatgtttttaccGAGGTTGGCCATTTGGAAGTGGTGGATCTGAATAGAAGTATTGTCAAATTTGACTATAAAGTTAGTGAAAGTCTATGTATAAAAAACTTTTCTATGTATaagttattaagaaaataataatatttaaatagaaaataaacattaaatattgttttatatcTAATAGTTTcacatcattaaaaaaattaaagtttatcaaaactacttttaaaaaaaaattatgatgaaATTATAAGTTTCAAAGTGAAAAATACCTCAAATACCTTGTTATACCATTCAatgtcaaaataatatataaaatcatttaaaacattttagtgtaaaataaaaatatttataataaatatctaaaattaataatatttgatatgCTGTAATTTGACTTAAGTAATATCCCACGTGTTGAATTTTGGTTTGCCCTTTAAATAAATGTAGTTACAGTAACCTATAATAGTAGGAAATTGGCGAGTACATATAGTTTAAATGAAAAATGGCGTggatttcaaatattaaaaattaaactaatcataaaaatattttaaattctatatGTAATAAACTAATCCATAGTAGATATGGAATTCGATCTTTAATTTTAGTCTAAAACGaaactttaaaatattcatGACGGGTTCTTATTtttcctaaaataaaaatacagaaACAAAATAAGAGTgtttataaaaagtaaaataaagttaataacTGGGTTTAGTTTTCAAAAGTTCAACTATAAGTTCctcatgaaaataataaaataaatagagatTAAGTACTTAGTATATAATGTTTGAAGGttgagagaaactccctattacactacaagaaaatcatgtaatagaaattaatttttagagaccaaaataatgagtttcaatagtaactaaattagagaccattttagaaattaaataaaaaattggtttctaaattagtttctaatattgttaaatagtttctaaattagtatctaattagcaaccaaggttttaactaccaattatttagtttctaaatttagtctttaaaaccttggttgctaattagattttttttttttttatcagctggttgctaattagataccaattaagaaactatttaacaatattaaaaactaatttagaaaccaattttttatttagtttctaaaatggtctctaatttagttactattgcaactaattattttggtctctaaaaattggtttatatttcacgattttcttgtagtgttatttGGCAAGAGTATTAATTTGCTATTGCAAGTGATAAATGAATAGATGTTCAAGTATTAAATCTATATAAACttgtaatataattatttaatcagaataaaaaataattttaagaattttgaATAAGAAGTCAAAATAAAAGCAATGTTTTCAATCATTTACTAAATAAAAAGGTAAAGAgatatttttggtttttaataTAGATCGATTGAGAACTTATACCAGCCAAatcaaaaacataaataaatataaaataacaaaaaatatcatACCTTAATTTAAGAGAATAAAAATCTCAATAagaatttttggattttaagaacaaaatagtAAAGTTTGACATTTTCAATTTGATTGATATGACTTAATCAATCATTGTTTCAATAATTATTGGCATTCTCGTATCATTTAGCCAAGTGAATTTTAGTAGGAATCATTTTGGGATGAATAATTTTTGTAGAGTTGATATTTTCATTGAGTTTTGTCCTACCGAAAATGGAATGATCTAAAGGTTGTGAACATATTCAACTATTCAACTTTTCTGTTTGGAGTATTTAGAAGTCAATTAAAGCAAAAAAAGTAAAGGATAATAAAGCATAATTAGAAGACTACTAGGCTTGGGCTAGTATCATAAAGTACAAAGCccaatagaaaaaatataaatagaggTAGATCCTATGGTAAAAGGTAAACACTTTATGAATTCTAAATACAAATAGACATATCGACATCTCAACTGACTTGGACGTCGGAGTGTCTTTACAAGTTCCCATTTAGGATTGGACTCATGAAAAAGAATCAACTTCTTCTTCATTAGAGGATTATTTTAAGACAAAATCGTTTTGTAGAACTTTGTTTTAAGAATATAGATTCTACTTGTTCATCCTCTATCTTTAGtgcaaaaacaaatataatccctttttcaaactttttatgataaaatttaGCAAAATGTATCTTTTTCCCATAAATGTAACACATATGATCTTATGACCTTCcctttattattctttttctgaaaaaacataaataacttCTTGTGTTGAGAAACAACctcttgtgtttttcttttatgaaaCACATATGTGTGACTTATCTTTGTACTTAATTTATAAATAGGTTTTATGACATGCTTTGGTGAATTTTCCTTTTTAATTCATGATGTCTGAAAAATACTAATTTTATCTCCAAAGCTTATCAATCGTGTCTTAAGTCATTTGGTGAATTTGGTCCATACGATTgagaaatatttttaagaagTCATGGTCATACAATTGAGTTCATGTTGTATTTCTTGAGTTCATGTTGTATTTCTCGTGGTAATGAAACTACATAGGTATCTTTTAAACTATGATCATTGATGCCATTAAGCAAATAAAATCTCTAGttcattattttgaaatatctaTCTatgtatttcatttttattgaaCAACATTTCATCTTAAAGAATTATTGCTTGGTTTTTCTTCAATATAGCCCCATCACTAATGAATTCTTCATGGAATGCTCCAATGGCAACTACAATTGTATTTAACCCGTGGAACTAGTTTCGGAGGATTGCTACCAAATTATGATACCATTCCTTTAGAGCGTCTGTCATTCGACAACAAAATTCTTCAATTACCTTGTATGAATCAATATCATTCTTTAGTATGATATCTAACCAAGTTTCAAACTCATAAACCTTCTTCTCTATTAATCAGAAAGAATATAATCTATAGTGAATCAAAGTCCACTAACTATCTAATTGTGTTCATTTAGGAAtgttcctactagggagatgagacctagagaactattgaagtatTCTCCTCCTTCCTTCGCTCGGGCAGGTGACTGGGTGATGAACTGAGATTCTTTTCGTTCTCCTGCTTATCCTTCGGCCCTCGGCactcggtcgtcgggtgaacactggatggtgggggtacctgcgaaggcactccgacgctcaagtcagtaaagcgggtggtcagctctcaggtaggtgaacagtaataaatgacataccttactccttgggatgcgcgctatttatattattctaatgggcctaccttgttgggcccgtttatcgaggtggataccacttagggttgcattacctaattcttgatgatggattagcttcactgatctcggtttgagcgttaattgtgacagggttcggccatcggccaagtTCCCTTGATgcgggtcggccatcggccaaatccttgtggtctcggtcgtcttagttaagtcttctaaggtctcggcctctcggcacaAGTCTCCAAAGGTCTCGCCCTCTCGGCccctcggccaagtcttctaaggtctcagcCTCttggcctctcggccaagtcttctaaggtctcagcCAGGTTCCCCTGGTCTCGGTCAGGTTGATTGGGCATCGGGCAGCCAGGTGGGTCCCGGCCTCGTCCcgtaccggtacacttgccccccaggctcgagggcAGATGGGTTAGATATGTCCGGTGAGTCTTTAATGATGGGTGCCGGTCGGTCTCCCTTGGTCGTGCGGCTATCTCATTTCTCGAGGTGTGACGTGACTTGGGCGGCGTGACGTGACCTTTGGTGACGTGATGTGATTGGCATTAATGAGGGGTTTTTTGGGCGGGAAGTGCTTTGAACCGTTGGATCTAagagatctaacggttgagattgATTCGACGTTTCGAATTCCGAGACCCATGGGCCTTATAAATAGGGGTCTCCAACAGTGTCGAGACTCTGCATTTTCTGAGTGAGTTTGTCTGATAGCTGAGCCTTCCCTCGCCCATCGCTCTGAGAACCGAGTGACCGTTCAGCCTCTTTATAAAGTTTCGCCTTCCCTCATTTTTCAAAGGTTAGTGATGTCGACCGTGTCTCGGCCAACGTCTTCTTCGTCCGGCCATTCTTCCCCCTCTCTCGGTCAGGGTCATTCTTCCTTTTTGTTAACCTCTTCTTCGTCAACCTCTTCTTCATCTGCCGCCGATTCCTTGTCGGTTGGGGTGGCCGAGGCGCTACCCCTGGTAGAGGTGGTCAGGGGGGACGACCCGGTTAACGCCGTTGACCGGTCGAAATCTCTCCCGACGGCTATTCCATTAGTGGATCTTAGTTGGGTGGATCCTAAGGTTGTTGAGTTCTCGTCCACTTATGACACCGAGAAGTCTGTGGCCAAGATTTTGGCTAAGTACCCGGTGTTGAAAGCGGGCGAGGATTCTGACGATTCCAGGGATCCAGACTACTTCAGGATCTTGCCTTGTGGGCCGATCGAGCGGGTGTGTATGGATCGGGCTGGTGCTGGTCCTCCCTTCTTTTATATGTATACCTGCTTCTTTTCCGACCTTCATGTGTCCCTCCCCTTCGACAAGTTCACAATGGGCGTCCTTCGGGCGCTCAACGTGGCCCCTACCCAAGTACACCCAAATACATGGGCGTCCCTTCAGGCATTTCGCTTGTTGTGTGATGTCATGCGGCTCCGCCCAAccccttcttcttttctttgctATTATGGCTCTCATCCCGGTCGCCTTGCCTCTTGGCTCTCTTTGGCCGGTCGGCCAGGGCATGTTTTGTTCGACCCTTTCGCGGTCTCGTACAAGAGGTTTAAAGAGAGGTTCGTCAAGGTCGTCATTCGACCTGAGGCGACGGCCTTTTTCTTTGACTGAGACGGTAAGTCTCGGTTCCCCCTGTATTGGACGTCCGAGGCCAAAAATTTTAAGAGTTGGCCGAGGCCGACGGGGAGTGAGGCGGAGGTAGAGATTCTTTCCTTCTTCGACGCACTCCCAAGGAAGCTTCCTTGCCGATCGCTGATCGGTGCATATGCCGAGACGGCGCGTTGGGCGGCTATTAGGGGTATGGGCTCGTCCTTGTTGTGTCGGTCGGTGTTTTTTATTTCCGTTGTTCTAACTTGTGTTTTTTGGTTTGCAGCTACGATGGTTCAAGAGAAACCGACCGGCGTCAGCGTCCTTGACAAGTATCGGGAGAGGGCGGCTGCTCGAAAGGGACGCCGGAGTATTGATGTTATTCTCGCGACCGCCTCTGGTGCTGGACGGGGCGAGGCCGGTCCTTCCCATTAGTCCAAGAAGAGGCCGAGGGATGGAGGCAACATTGCTACCACCCATCGTTCCCCCGGCTCTCTGCCGACACCGCCTCCTCGTTGCGAGATCGCCGAGGCGGTCCCTCTGTCCCCCCGGCGCGTGGAGCAGGCGTCCGGGCCGCAAGCTGGCGGCCATCGGCCTTCGTCCTCGGCCCTGGATCTTCTTGGGGGGAATCACAGGTTCATGCGCAGAGTTTGCGTGGCTCTCCCCGATGGGACTCGGGAGTCGCTCCGGTCGGTCGCCCCCATGGACTTGGTGAGGAGCGGCCTTGAGCTGATGTGTCGGTCCATCGTCCTCGTTGAGCACGGGGTCGAAGGCCACGACCGACATGTCGAGGAAATTTCTCGGATGGAGCAGGAGCTGGCCGAGGCTCGTGAAAATCTGAAGCGGTCTTTGACTGCCAACAATGACCTATCGGCCAGCGTTGCCCGGGAGGCTGCTGAAAGGGAGCTCGTCAAGAAGGATGCTGCTGAGGCGAGGCGACTTTTGGCCTCGGCTAGGGAGGAGGCTCTGAGGGCGGCGGCTGAAGCTGCCGAGGTTAAAAAGATGGCTGAGGAGAACCTTTCATCCtcggctgctgagttggccgcCCTCTAAACCGCGAAGGAGCAAGTCGAGGCTGAGCTCGACCAAAATTATGAAGAGTCGGAGGAGTTGCTCAAGCAATGCTTCGAACGGGCGGTGCGCCAAGCCCATGTGCTTTACGGGGGGTCGCCGGCCACTGGTGAATTTAACATGGATTATGAGGTTCATCAGGGTCGGCTGATATCAAGTTCTGAGGTGGCTGCGCTGATCGGCCAAGAAACTGAGCCGGCCGGGACCGAGGAGGGGGAGGCCGAAGCTCAGGGTGTGGAGGCTGAGGCCGATGAGGGTGAATGTGTTGAGATTCAGGATTAGGCTTGCCTTTGGCCGGGCTGTGgccttttccctttttttttttagcaTCCTCCGAGGCCGGGGCGTGGCCTTCTTATTTTGTGCTTTGATGTATCGCCCGGAATTTCATGCTTGTCAATATATCATTCAGCTTTTCCTTTATCATTTTGGCATAAAAGTTGACAATTTAAACAATCGGTCTCCCATTGATTCGGGCGGTCGGTTATAACTACGAATGCTTAAAATACGAGCAAGTAAAAAATGGGCGATCGGCCACTAATTGCGAATGTTGAATCCGAGCAAgtaaaatatgggcgatcggccattaattGCGAATGTTGAATCCGAGCAAGTAAAAAATGGACGATCGGCCACTGATTGCGAATGTTGAATCCGAGCAAgtaaaatatgggcgatcggccattaattGCGAATGTTGAATTTGAGCAAGTAAAAAATGGGCGATCGGCCACTAATTGCGAATGTTGAATTCGAGCGAgtaaaatatgggcgatcggccattaattGCGAATGTTGAATTCGAGCAAGTAGAATATGGGCGATCGACCACTAATTGCGAATGTTGaattcgagcaagtaaaaaATGGGCGATCGGCCACTAATTGCGAATGTTGAATTCGAGCAAGTTTGGTTGACGGTTgaccggcacttgcgatgttagtCGAGCAAGTGGGCGATCGGTTGGCCGGCACTCGCGATGTTAGTCGAGCAAGTGGGCGATCGGTTGGCCGGCGCTCGCGATGTTAGTCGAGCAAGTGGGCGATCGGCCGGCCGGCACTCGCGATGTTAGTCGAGCAAGTGGGCGATCGGTTGGCCGACActcgcgatgttaatcgagcaagtgggcgatCGGTTGGCCAGCActcgcgatgttaatcgagcaagtgggcgatCGGTTGGCCATTGCTTGTTCGGTAGAATATTTCCAACACTTTGATGaaaacgcctcgttaaaacctccctggttgggtgaggaaagagtgcgtgattttattgattttagctgtaatagaacttgaggtgcgtggcattccacgtcctcggtacaatttttccTGAAAGCCATTCTAGATGATAGGCTCCTCCTTGTGCGACTTCTCGGACTCGGAAAGGCCCCTCCCAGTTGGATGAGAACTTCCCTTCATTTTTTCTTGCGTCGCTGCGCATTCTCCAGACGAGATCGCCCTTCTGGAAACCTCTCGGCCGGACTTTGGTGTTGTACCGTCTGGACGCCCAGGCTTTGCAGGCAGCCTCCCGAATCTTGCTTTTGTCACGAAGCTCACTTACCAGGTCGAGGTTGACCGCTAGGCTTTCCTCGTTTAGGGTGAGATCGAACATTTGCCGTCGTATGGTGGGCTCGGCCACCTCAACTGGGATCATGGCCTCGGTTCCGTACGTCAGGCTGTAGGGTGTTTCCTGTGTGGTAGTTTGGGGGTGCACCTGTACGCCCAAAGTACCTCGATCAGTTCCTCGGTCCATCGGCCCTTTGCTTTGCCCAGACGCTTCTTCAGCTCGTTGAGTATGACCTTGTTGGCGGCCTcggcctgcccattggtttgtgggtgttctacacaaaagataaatcctaaactatgattctcctcccccacacttaaatcatacattgtcctcaatgtaaaatcaataaataaatgtgtataataaaagtgagagaagaagtaCTCTCTCATTCAGCTTGAGGGAAGTGGCAGTCGCAGCTGTTTCAACCATCCCCTCTACAGTATAAGCCAAGACTCTTCATCCACAATGGTGTAGAAACACTATTAGCTGGAGCATCTAACCAAAGCATGCAGTACCTTGGTAAActatgtaacaaaaatattatgatgAAGAAGCCTTGAAATAGTGGATGGAACTGGGGTAGGTCTGGAGGGCGTGTGAAATGGTACAATTTCTTCCATGAATGGATGATGGTACTTTCTAGAGTATAGATGgaagacaaaaatttattcatcataGACGATCTGATATGGTTAGCTGTTTGAGGATCGTCTAAGGGTGGTGGTCTAAGGCTAGACAGTCTAGCTAGAGTAGACAGTCTAGTTGGGGTGGGAGATGGAATGAAATGTAAGttaggaggtggtggtggctgGTAAAGGCTACTTTCAAACGTTCCAATTATGGTAGAAGGTGTAGCCAGTGGAGATGATGGAATGAGTGATATGGGCTTCACCTTAAATAGTGGAGGTTGTATTCTTTGAAGCTTTAAGGATGGAAGAATAATATCATCTTCTTCTCCACTAGCAGTGTCTACTTGAAGGATGGGTAAcatctgctcttcctcttcttgtattACCTCCAAAACTATGTCAGAGCCATCTGCTAGTGCACAATCTTTTTTAGTAGATTCGGCAAGTATAGCAGCATCAACAACTTCTCTATCAAGACTTGAATCACAAGAGTTAGTGCATTCTATCTCAACATCTGTACATTTAATTGGATTGGAGAAGTTAAAATCTCCTAAAAACTCAAACACATTTTCATCCTTAGTGTTTATGTGATGCACTAAATGATCTTCACATGTCACAACTTTTAATCCCTCATGATTTAGCAATGATTTCTCCTCCATCAGTAGAGGTTGGACAATAACATTCAATGGTGTAGCAATCTTAGGTTCAGCCAACTCAGCTTCATGCAAATCATTCGGATTAGCTTTAAAAACAGTTGATATGCCCCACTTCTTTTCGAGAGTGTCTATGGCAGAGGTAGGTGCTTCAGTGCCTGGATCAAGAGTTATATCTGGATCACGAGGTGATTTCATCTCTTGACCATAATCTGCAATCTCTCCAATCATTTGATCAgttttctctcttcttgctACAACATCAGTCTCTTGAATTTTTTCATCTGCCCATTCttgaaattttatgttaatCTCCTCCATCCGCCTCACCAACTCTTCTAAAGTTGGTTCTTCCTTTTGAATTGCAATTTTTTTAGCCGCCCATTTTTGATCATATTTCATGTTGACCTCCTTTATTTGCCTTGGTTCTTCCTTTTGAATTGCAAATTTTTCAGCCGTCCATTCTTGAAATTTTGTGTTACTCTCCGTCATTTTCCTCATCAACTCCTCTAaagttggttcttcaagattacGAGGAGTATTATCAGTTTGCACAAATGGTTGAAAAGAtgtttgactttcatcaaaatagtTTTGCTGATAATATGATTGTTGTTGAGGTTGCTCATAAGACagttgacaatatggattatAACGTTGAGGCTGCTGAAAGTGAGGTTCACATTGCTGCAGAGGCTGTTCATATTGCtgataatatgaattataatgTTGAGGCAGTTGAAAGTAGGGTTCACATTGCTGCAAAGGCTGCTCACATTGTTGATAATGTGAATTATAATTTTGAGGCTGTTGAAAGTAGGGTTCACATTGTTGTAAAAGCTGCTTATAAAACTGTGAAGATTGCTGCAAATATGGCTCACAATGATtatcataattgtaaatttgttcaGCTAATTTCCGTTccattttagaattgaaaacaGGGGAGATATGTAATGGACACCAACACCTATTAGACGCCTCAGAgcaaaccttttttttttaattgaaaagcaaaccaagtaaactcccaggaaagagaggtgagtcacacgCGGACAAACTTaaaaccaagtctttcctagccaaAGTCTTCCTTGAATTgctttcaatttaaaaacttaaagagtagcaactgaagtgtctaccctaaatgcaaaatcctataaaaataaaaactaatgcaaatgctacacttaatgctttaaaaaaaaatagttagagagaaaaaagaaaaaagaaaaaaaaatattatgtaaaaataaataaaatatagaaaataaaaacagtaaacaaaaacaaaaatagaaataaataaagatgacaaaacaaaataaaagaaataactaaaaacataaaagatataaaataaaggcaaaataagataaagataaaagatataaaggaataaaataaaaacaaataaaaacaaaaaaataaagataaaagatataaagaaagaaaataaaacaaatcaaaacaaaataaagataaaagatatatagaaagaaaataaaaacaaatcaaaataaaataaaggtaagagatatcctaaatattagattttttatttttttattttttttttagtttttttattgctataataaataaaaactaaaaggaagaaaacaaaggttaaatatgcagaaaaaaaaattagggaaaaaaaaataatgcagataagaaagaaaaacctgataaccaaaatcaaattgaattccccggcaacggcgccaaatttgatagctgtcgttttgctgtcaaattaatatgattctagcgtagacttgtctaacactagagagatgatagtataattgtggacaaatgtccccaagtcgtctcccaacgaatccaatagtaaaatcagttgatcagagtttaaaatctatctgcaagcaataaaagttagcaataacaataaagatgaaaaaggggtttgagatagttgtgcaaaaaaatataaaaaaaattaaaatagcaaataagaagcggttgatcccaagttcttccaccattgaattcttcacaggttctctagagattaatcttttctcaatcctccaacagagctaaaccagattgaacatgcgccgatctgattcaactgaaactcactagtaaagcatgcgtctactagtttaatcaatacccactttgttccat encodes the following:
- the LOC137830372 gene encoding uncharacterized protein, giving the protein MEVQQWSRLRFSFRSATMVVCFLNVITVIFLLHNFLTSAYTRNKFSYANSYSAQVSYIKESEEIRLAMLPVELIKRVREIEQEVYTEPETAQKKDTKQTAAVDLSKRLKDFHSLNDASSLKALEEWRKRKMERARQRELEKNGTTSHA